A window of Rubricoccus marinus contains these coding sequences:
- a CDS encoding BlaI/MecI/CopY family transcriptional regulator — MRNPLTPLGGTEMEVLRHVWALGRATVREVHDRIQSDRRLAYTTVMTVMKNLAEKDYLAYERDGQTYVYTAKRRPEDVRGSVLSGILDKVFGGDPASLVQTLVDADLSDADRQRLRAIVDGFDAPEASGAPDPSDDA; from the coding sequence ATGCGAAACCCCCTTACGCCTCTCGGCGGAACCGAGATGGAAGTCCTCCGCCACGTCTGGGCGCTTGGCCGCGCGACAGTCCGCGAGGTTCACGACCGGATCCAGAGCGACCGGCGCCTCGCGTACACGACGGTGATGACCGTCATGAAAAACCTCGCCGAGAAGGACTACCTCGCCTACGAGCGCGACGGGCAGACCTACGTCTACACCGCCAAGCGGCGTCCCGAGGACGTCCGTGGGTCCGTCCTCTCAGGCATCCTCGACAAGGTGTTCGGCGGCGACCCCGCCTCGCTCGTCCAAACGCTCGTGGACGCCGACCTCTCCGACGCCGACCGCCAGCGCCTCCGCGCCATTGTGGACGGCTTCGACGCGCCAGAGGCCTCTGGCGCCCCAGACCCCTCTGACGATGCGTGA
- a CDS encoding TonB family protein — translation MREILLPLVEMGAWALPALWLPVAVWTLAALTTEAALRLRPRTHPVVALGVRRAMLWALPVGVLAALALPGLLPAEAAERVAAFTPTPLALPTLTVGGAPEAAGPAATSPVPLAPMLAGLALVAAALVAIVRLGVLARSLWRLRHLAGETTPDAGVQAQADHLARLSGVHRAVRAVTTATPTVPYTYGWRRPVVVVPAELTSEPARLRLVLAHEIAHVARGDFASGVAERAAVALFSWHPLMGALAGRIDLDRERATDAAVLASRPEERRDYADLLLSFSRLSSPSLALGAARGSRSLTSRITTMQSLPLSPARLRRLGRAAQALALTLFLGAVALAGAVAVGPPAQARTLVSPEAATAPASRAVVVPAAPVVAPAPLEEAPADAAPLAPEARVIRGNVTDATTGAPLVGANVVVVDTQIGAATDLDGDFMLNGVDPGDVQIRVTFVGYVPLTVVPQADEELRIGLVPMDRDVRMRQMREAAERRADEARDIDPNSPQAPAVFEVVEAPPALVGGLEALQRSLVYPPGAKADGVEGKVFVQFVINETGGVQDAQALRCPDERLCEAALTAVRAARFTPGRQRGQAVKVRFVLPVDFKLPDSDE, via the coding sequence ATGCGTGAGATCCTCCTCCCTCTCGTGGAAATGGGCGCCTGGGCGCTCCCCGCGCTCTGGCTTCCCGTAGCGGTCTGGACGCTCGCAGCGCTCACCACCGAAGCCGCGCTCCGGCTCCGGCCGCGCACGCACCCCGTGGTCGCGCTCGGCGTTCGGCGCGCGATGCTATGGGCGTTGCCCGTCGGCGTCCTGGCCGCGCTCGCGCTTCCAGGCCTGTTGCCTGCCGAAGCGGCCGAGCGCGTGGCCGCGTTCACGCCGACGCCGCTCGCGCTCCCGACGCTCACCGTCGGCGGCGCGCCAGAGGCCGCCGGTCCCGCAGCAACCTCGCCGGTGCCTCTGGCGCCGATGCTCGCGGGGCTCGCGCTCGTGGCCGCAGCGCTCGTCGCCATCGTCCGGCTGGGCGTGCTCGCCAGAAGCCTCTGGCGGCTGCGGCACCTGGCAGGCGAGACCACGCCCGACGCGGGCGTGCAGGCGCAGGCGGATCACCTCGCGCGGCTTTCAGGCGTGCACCGCGCCGTCCGGGCCGTTACCACCGCGACGCCGACCGTCCCCTACACGTACGGCTGGCGACGGCCTGTCGTGGTGGTCCCGGCCGAGTTGACGAGCGAGCCCGCGCGGCTCCGTCTCGTCCTCGCGCACGAGATCGCGCACGTGGCCCGCGGCGACTTCGCCTCTGGCGTGGCCGAGCGCGCTGCCGTGGCGCTCTTTAGCTGGCACCCGCTTATGGGCGCGCTCGCTGGACGCATCGACCTCGACCGCGAGCGCGCGACCGACGCCGCCGTGCTCGCCTCGCGCCCGGAGGAGCGGCGCGATTACGCCGATCTGCTCCTGTCGTTTTCTCGCCTCTCCTCGCCGTCGCTCGCGCTCGGCGCCGCCAGAGGCTCCCGTTCCCTCACGTCCCGTATCACAACCATGCAGTCGCTCCCCCTCTCTCCCGCCCGCCTGCGCCGCCTCGGCCGAGCGGCACAGGCCCTCGCGCTCACGCTTTTCCTCGGCGCCGTTGCCCTCGCGGGCGCGGTCGCGGTTGGTCCCCCCGCGCAGGCGCGGACGCTCGTCTCGCCAGAGGCAGCGACGGCTCCCGCCTCTCGCGCCGTTGTGGTGCCCGCTGCGCCAGTCGTGGCGCCGGCTCCTCTCGAAGAGGCCCCAGCAGATGCCGCGCCTCTGGCGCCAGAGGCGCGCGTGATCCGCGGCAACGTCACGGACGCCACCACGGGCGCGCCGTTGGTCGGCGCGAACGTTGTGGTGGTGGACACTCAGATCGGCGCCGCGACGGACCTCGACGGCGACTTCATGCTCAACGGCGTGGATCCTGGCGACGTGCAGATCCGCGTCACGTTCGTCGGCTACGTGCCGCTCACCGTCGTCCCCCAGGCCGATGAAGAGCTCCGCATCGGCCTCGTGCCGATGGACCGGGACGTACGGATGCGCCAGATGCGCGAGGCAGCAGAGCGCCGCGCGGACGAGGCGCGCGACATAGACCCGAACTCGCCGCAAGCTCCGGCCGTCTTCGAGGTCGTGGAGGCGCCGCCAGCGTTGGTCGGCGGCCTTGAGGCGCTGCAGCGCTCGCTCGTCTATCCGCCAGGGGCCAAGGCGGACGGTGTCGAAGGCAAGGTGTTCGTGCAGTTCGTCATCAACGAGACCGGCGGCGTGCAGGATGCGCAGGCCCTCCGCTGCCCCGATGAGCGCCTGTGTGAGGCCGCGCTCACCGCCGTCCGTGCGGCGCGGTTTACGCCCGGGCGCCAGCGCGGCCAGGCCGTCAAGGTCCGGTTCGTACTCCCGGTTGACTTCAAGCTGCCCGACTCTGACGAGTAA
- a CDS encoding T9SS type A sorting domain-containing protein: MFARLLAPAILAGLLASGAAAQSAWESAIVYEGASGALTYATDSEGNRVPDFSNAGYQGGGVPLPEVAARLTLTALEGDDTQRIQAALDAVGAQTPDARGFRGAVVLAAGEYQISGTLRVAKSGVVLRGAGDGDDPATSTILQRSGTSQAPIVVLGASTSVSTEAIIRQDVSRGSSSIADAVVPIGATSFRVDTPGVFASGDEVVVFHPATAEWIASVDGGGTFGDPDWEVGDMPIALVRTVTGVDGQTLTLDAPTFTQLDASLSPSFVYHRDMRGVIENVGLENLRIDIETAGPTSETHAEDAVRFLLVENAWASGVTALHFWHAGFSVQNSRYVTIQDCEALEPHSQVTGERRYNFEAQRSQLVLFEGNRATEARHAYVGNGETLDSGIVFLDNVSEDASTSSEAHRKWGTGFLWDGHTELGSTGNTWAARRLHMGNRGSYGTSHGWSCANCVAWNADMNGAPLIVEKPPTAQNYSIGTQGPALDSGPFVGNTGSYIEGTDRPGLSPSSLYRRQLQDRLGTTATPEAPADRSGARMQPLAPNPVRGDGVVRFETGAPGPVKLSVFDVLGREVAVLVQGVLRAGAHEAPLDARGLAPGVYVVRLVASGASAAQRVTVSR, translated from the coding sequence ATGTTTGCTCGCCTGCTCGCCCCCGCCATCCTCGCGGGCCTTCTCGCCTCTGGCGCCGCCGCGCAGAGCGCGTGGGAATCGGCCATCGTGTACGAAGGGGCCAGCGGGGCGCTGACCTACGCGACCGACAGCGAGGGCAACCGCGTCCCGGATTTCTCGAACGCGGGATACCAGGGTGGCGGCGTACCGCTTCCAGAGGTGGCCGCGCGCCTCACGCTGACGGCGCTGGAGGGCGACGACACGCAGCGCATCCAGGCCGCGCTCGACGCCGTGGGCGCGCAAACGCCCGACGCCAGAGGCTTCCGAGGAGCGGTCGTCCTCGCAGCCGGCGAGTACCAGATCAGCGGCACGCTACGGGTCGCCAAAAGCGGGGTGGTCCTGCGCGGCGCGGGCGACGGGGACGACCCAGCGACGAGCACCATTCTCCAACGCAGCGGGACGAGCCAAGCGCCCATCGTCGTCCTCGGCGCGAGCACGTCGGTCAGTACGGAGGCGATCATTCGGCAGGACGTCTCCCGAGGGAGTTCCTCCATCGCCGACGCCGTCGTACCGATCGGCGCGACGTCGTTCAGGGTAGATACCCCTGGCGTATTTGCCTCTGGCGATGAGGTCGTGGTGTTCCACCCCGCAACGGCGGAGTGGATCGCGTCGGTGGACGGCGGTGGCACCTTCGGCGACCCGGACTGGGAGGTCGGCGATATGCCCATCGCGCTCGTGCGGACCGTTACCGGTGTGGACGGCCAGACCCTGACGCTGGACGCCCCGACGTTTACCCAGCTCGACGCCAGCCTCTCGCCATCGTTCGTGTATCACCGCGACATGCGCGGCGTGATCGAGAACGTGGGACTGGAAAACCTTCGGATCGACATCGAGACGGCTGGACCGACGAGCGAGACCCATGCCGAAGACGCCGTCCGCTTTCTGCTCGTGGAGAACGCGTGGGCCTCTGGCGTGACGGCGTTGCACTTCTGGCACGCGGGCTTCAGCGTCCAGAACTCGCGATACGTGACCATTCAGGACTGCGAGGCGCTGGAGCCGCACTCCCAGGTCACCGGCGAGCGGCGCTACAACTTCGAGGCGCAGCGCTCTCAGTTGGTGCTGTTCGAAGGCAACCGCGCCACCGAAGCGCGGCACGCATACGTGGGCAACGGCGAGACGCTGGACTCGGGGATCGTTTTCCTAGACAACGTCTCCGAAGACGCGAGCACGTCCAGCGAGGCGCACCGCAAGTGGGGCACGGGCTTCCTGTGGGACGGCCACACCGAACTCGGCTCGACCGGCAACACGTGGGCGGCGCGGCGGCTCCACATGGGCAACCGCGGCAGCTACGGCACGTCGCACGGTTGGTCGTGCGCGAACTGCGTGGCGTGGAACGCAGACATGAACGGCGCCCCACTCATCGTGGAGAAGCCGCCGACGGCGCAGAACTACTCCATCGGCACGCAGGGGCCCGCGCTGGACTCCGGGCCGTTCGTGGGCAACACCGGCTCGTACATCGAGGGGACCGACCGGCCCGGTCTCTCGCCGAGTTCGCTCTACCGCCGCCAGCTCCAAGACCGCCTGGGCACGACGGCCACGCCAGAGGCTCCGGCTGACCGCTCGGGCGCTCGCATGCAGCCTCTGGCGCCAAACCCGGTGCGTGGGGACGGCGTGGTGCGGTTCGAGACGGGAGCGCCAGGCCCGGTGAAGTTGTCCGTGTTCGACGTGCTCGGCCGCGAGGTCGCCGTCCTTGTCCAAGGCGTTCTCCGCGCCGGCGCGCACGAGGCACCACTCGACGCCAGAGGCCTCGCGCCCGGGGTCTACGTCGTCCGGCTCGTGGCCTCTGGCGCGAGCGCAGCGCAGCGCGTGACGGTAAGTCGCTAG
- a CDS encoding serine hydrolase translates to MRLVLLALSLFIAGCASSPPLAPEADAPWPPERLDSELQSAVEKLARGFRGRVGVYVRHLPSGRSAALRADSLFPTASMIKVPILVATMEAIHRGDLAWDEPLVFRDSLRYDDHGLIGLLRDSARIELHVAVEAMLSASDNNASLWLQSLSGGGARINEILAARGYTGTRMNSGTDGRRADWERYGWGQTTPREMSHLVREIVDRDVDIVSPQADERMHRALTRTFWDGEALSAIPPGVQVASKQGAVSASRSEVLYVHAPSGPYVFTVITDAQEDQSWGADNEGFVLLRELSALFWRTFEPESRWRSASDGTFELEQVE, encoded by the coding sequence ATGCGCCTCGTCCTCCTGGCTCTCTCCCTGTTTATCGCCGGCTGTGCCTCGTCCCCGCCTCTAGCGCCAGAGGCGGACGCTCCGTGGCCCCCAGAGCGCTTGGATTCCGAGTTGCAGAGCGCGGTTGAGAAGCTCGCCAGAGGCTTCCGCGGACGCGTGGGCGTCTACGTGCGGCACCTCCCGTCTGGCCGGAGCGCAGCGCTCCGCGCCGATAGCCTCTTCCCGACGGCGAGCATGATCAAGGTGCCGATCCTCGTCGCAACGATGGAGGCAATCCACCGCGGTGACCTCGCGTGGGACGAACCCCTCGTCTTTCGCGACTCGCTCCGCTACGACGATCACGGCCTGATCGGCCTCTTGCGCGACAGCGCGCGCATCGAACTCCACGTCGCGGTGGAGGCGATGCTCTCCGCTTCCGACAACAACGCCAGCCTGTGGCTCCAATCGCTCTCTGGCGGTGGCGCGCGCATCAACGAGATCCTCGCCGCCAGAGGCTACACCGGCACGCGCATGAACAGCGGGACCGATGGCCGCCGCGCGGACTGGGAGCGGTATGGATGGGGCCAGACCACGCCGCGTGAGATGAGCCACCTGGTGCGGGAGATCGTGGACCGCGACGTGGACATCGTCTCGCCCCAAGCTGATGAGCGGATGCACCGCGCCCTCACGCGCACCTTCTGGGACGGCGAGGCCCTGTCTGCGATTCCACCCGGCGTGCAGGTCGCGAGCAAGCAGGGAGCCGTCAGCGCCTCGCGTTCCGAAGTCCTCTACGTCCACGCGCCCTCCGGCCCCTACGTGTTCACCGTCATCACCGACGCGCAAGAGGACCAGAGCTGGGGCGCGGACAACGAGGGGTTTGTGTTGCTCCGTGAGCTATCGGCGTTGTTCTGGCGCACCTTCGAGCCCGAGAGCCGCTGGCGTTCCGCCTCCGACGGAACGTTTGAGCTGGAACAGGTGGAGTAG